From Cannabis sativa cultivar Pink pepper isolate KNU-18-1 chromosome 8, ASM2916894v1, whole genome shotgun sequence, a single genomic window includes:
- the LOC115701321 gene encoding GDSL esterase/lipase At2g04570 gives MLKQYKGTNMVSLQYKICYMFLFSVLISRNIVGAKVPAIIVFGDSTVDAGNNNQIPTIARSNFEPYGRDFAGGKPTGRFSNGRIPTDFISEGFGLKSAIPAYLDPSCNISDFATGVTFASAGTGYDNATSSVLSVIPLWKELEYYKEYQKKLKTYQGEEKAKEIIGEALYMISIGTNDFLENYYTMPGRSSRYNIQQYQDFLIGIAGNFIRQLYALGARKISLGGLPPMGCLPLERTTNLFGQNNCVERYNAVSLEFNGKLDKLISTLNKELPQLKMVFSNPYNPLLSIIKQPSSYGFEVSSVACCATGMFEMGYACNRNDMFTCTDANKYVFWDSFHPTEKTSHIIADFLLKNVLTQFL, from the exons ATGTTGAAACAATATAAAGGAACAAACATGGTAAGCCTACAGTACAAAATTTGCTACATGTTCTTATTTTCAGTACTTATATCCCGTAATATTGTTGGGGCGAAAGTACCGGCGATTATCGTGTTCGGAGACTCAACGGTGGATGCAGGCAACAACAACCAAATTCCGACCATAGCCAGAAGCAATTTCGAGCCATATGGGCGTGACTTTGCCGGCGGAAAGCCCACCGGAAGGTTTTCGAATGGGCGGATACCTACTGACTTCATCTCAGAGGGTTTTGGCCTGAAATCTGCCATTCCTGCTTACTTGGATCCTTCTTGTAACATCTCAGATTTTGCTACTGGTGTCACTTTCGCTTCTGCTGGCACTGGCTACGATAATGCAACTTCCTCAGTGCTT TCTGTAATACCACTTTGGAAGGAATTGGAATACTACAAAGAGTACCAAAAGAAACTGAAAACATATCAAGGAGAAGAAAAGGCAAAGGAAATAATAGGGGAAGCTCTTTACATGATCAGCATTGGAACAAACGACTTCTTAGAGAACTACTACACCATGCCAGGTAGATCATCCAGGTACAACATCCAACAGTACCAAGATTTTCTAATTGGTATAGCTGGGAATTTCATCAGGCAACTCTACGCACTTGGGGCTCGAAAAATATCCCTTGGAGGCCTCCCTCCTATGGGGTGCCTACCCTTGGAGAGGACCACCAATTTGTTTGGTCAAAATAACTGTGTGGAGAGATACAATGCTGTGTCTTTGGAATTTAATGGGAAATTGGACAAACTCATTTCTACACTCAACAAGGAACTCCCACAGCTCAAGATGGTCTTTTCCAATCCTTATAATCCACTTTTGAGCATTATCAAACAGCCTTCTTCCTACG GATTCGAGGTGAGCTCAGTGGCATGTTGTGCAACTGGAATGTTCGAAATGGGTTATGCTTGCAATCGAAATGATATGTTCACTTGCACCGATGCCAACAAATACGTCTTCTGGGATTCATTCCATCCCACCGAAAAAACTAGTCATATTATCGCTGACTTTCTATTAAAGAATGTTCTCACTCAGTTTCTTTAA
- the LOC115698494 gene encoding GDSL esterase/lipase At2g42990 isoform X2: MELILVPKWLLSIGLALILAVQQHSSNCSAMATKIPAIIVFGDSTVDAGNNNQILTLLKSNFHPYGRDFSGGRPTGRFSNGRIPPDFISEAFGLRPIVPAYLDPTYNITDFAIGVCFASAGTGYDSATSDVLNVMPLWKEIEYYKEYQNKLKAYVGHRRARTILKQAVYLVSLGTNDFLENYYIFPRRRLKYTIDEYQDFLIEISTNFLKELYSLGARKISLTGLPPMGCLPLERTLNIFGNNECDDKLNKVALKFNAMLKSMTTKLNDELPGLILVFTESVYGLLYSMINNPASYGFEVAGMACCSTGTFEMSYLCSEKSPLTCTDANKYIFWDAFHPTEKTNHIITSHLIPLLKTKFLR; this comes from the exons ATGGAACTTATTCTCGTTCCAAAATGGCTACTATCTATAGGATTAGCACTAATACTAGCAGTCCAGCAGCACTCCTCCAACTGTTCGGCCATGGCGACAAAAATTCCCGCCATCATTGTATTCGGAGACTCAACAGTGGATGCTGGAAACAACAATCAAATATTGACACTTTTGAAGAGCAATTTTCATCCATACGGCCGTGATTTCTCTGGCGGCCGCCCCACAGGCCGGTTCTCCAACGGGCGAATCCCGCCCGATTTTATCTCAGAGGCTTTCGGCCTGAGGCCTATCGTACCGGCATATTTGGATCCCACGTACAACATTACCGACTTTGCAATAGGTGTTTGCTTTGCTTCTGCTGGAACTGGCTACGATTCTGCGACCTCTGATGTACTA AATGTGATGCCGCTATGGAAAGAAATTGAGTACTACAAGGAGTATCAAAACAAGTTGAAAGCGTATGTGGGGCATCGGAGGGCAAGGACAATATTGAAACAAGCAGTGTACTTAGTGAGCTTAGGAACCAATGATTTTTTGGAGAACTATTACATCTTTCCCAGGCGGCGTTTGAAGTACACAATAGACGAGTACCAGGATTTTCTTATTGAAATTTCTACAAATTTTCTCAAGGAACTCTACAGCCTTGGAGCTAGGAAAATATCCCTTACAGGGCTTCCTCCAATGGGTTGTTTGCCTTTGGAAAGAACCCTTAATATTTTTGGGAATAATGAGTGTGATGATAAATTGAACAAGGTAGCTCTGAAATTTAATGCCATGTTAAAGAGTATGACAACAAAGCTGAATGATGAGCTCCCTGGCTTGATATTGGTGTTCACAGAAAGCGTTTATGGTCTTCTGTATAGCATGATAAACAACCCTGCTTCCTATG GATTTGAGGTTGCGGGAATGGCATGTTGCTCAACGGGGACATTTGAGATGAGTTACCTATGTAGTGAGAAAAGTCCATTGACGTGCACTGACGCTAATAAGTACATCTTTTGGGACGCTTTCCatccaactgagaaaactaatCATATTATCACCTCTCACCTTATTCCTCTCCTTAAAACCAAGTTTCTTCGATAA
- the LOC115698494 gene encoding GDSL esterase/lipase At2g42990 isoform X1 produces MELILVPKWLLSIGLALILAVQQHSSNCSAMATKIPAIIVFGDSTVDAGNNNQILTLLKSNFHPYGRDFSGGRPTGRFSNGRIPPDFISEAFGLRPIVPAYLDPTYNITDFAIGVCFASAGTGYDSATSDVLNVMPLWKEIEYYKEYQNKLKAYVGHRRARTILKQAVYLVSLGTNDFLENYYIFPRRRLKYTIDEYQDFLIEISTNFLKELYSLGARKISLTGLPPMGCLPLERTLNIFGNNECDDKLNKVALKFNAMLKSMTTKLNDELPGLILVFTESVYGLLYSMINNPASYVGAGFEVAGMACCSTGTFEMSYLCSEKSPLTCTDANKYIFWDAFHPTEKTNHIITSHLIPLLKTKFLR; encoded by the exons ATGGAACTTATTCTCGTTCCAAAATGGCTACTATCTATAGGATTAGCACTAATACTAGCAGTCCAGCAGCACTCCTCCAACTGTTCGGCCATGGCGACAAAAATTCCCGCCATCATTGTATTCGGAGACTCAACAGTGGATGCTGGAAACAACAATCAAATATTGACACTTTTGAAGAGCAATTTTCATCCATACGGCCGTGATTTCTCTGGCGGCCGCCCCACAGGCCGGTTCTCCAACGGGCGAATCCCGCCCGATTTTATCTCAGAGGCTTTCGGCCTGAGGCCTATCGTACCGGCATATTTGGATCCCACGTACAACATTACCGACTTTGCAATAGGTGTTTGCTTTGCTTCTGCTGGAACTGGCTACGATTCTGCGACCTCTGATGTACTA AATGTGATGCCGCTATGGAAAGAAATTGAGTACTACAAGGAGTATCAAAACAAGTTGAAAGCGTATGTGGGGCATCGGAGGGCAAGGACAATATTGAAACAAGCAGTGTACTTAGTGAGCTTAGGAACCAATGATTTTTTGGAGAACTATTACATCTTTCCCAGGCGGCGTTTGAAGTACACAATAGACGAGTACCAGGATTTTCTTATTGAAATTTCTACAAATTTTCTCAAGGAACTCTACAGCCTTGGAGCTAGGAAAATATCCCTTACAGGGCTTCCTCCAATGGGTTGTTTGCCTTTGGAAAGAACCCTTAATATTTTTGGGAATAATGAGTGTGATGATAAATTGAACAAGGTAGCTCTGAAATTTAATGCCATGTTAAAGAGTATGACAACAAAGCTGAATGATGAGCTCCCTGGCTTGATATTGGTGTTCACAGAAAGCGTTTATGGTCTTCTGTATAGCATGATAAACAACCCTGCTTCCTATG tggGTGCAGGATTTGAGGTTGCGGGAATGGCATGTTGCTCAACGGGGACATTTGAGATGAGTTACCTATGTAGTGAGAAAAGTCCATTGACGTGCACTGACGCTAATAAGTACATCTTTTGGGACGCTTTCCatccaactgagaaaactaatCATATTATCACCTCTCACCTTATTCCTCTCCTTAAAACCAAGTTTCTTCGATAA